One window of the Danaus plexippus chromosome 25, MEX_DaPlex, whole genome shotgun sequence genome contains the following:
- the LOC133319567 gene encoding facilitated trehalose transporter Tret1-like isoform X1, translating to MSIIKQILSTFIITYTCTTLGLLFTLPSSTIKLFSSENTPLNRVMTESEISLMGSIASASTLIITPFCGYLSDLLGRKRALIILFSPQLMAWIVLVSVKRVEGVICAMSLCGLGGCVFPIIPVYINEFSEPSIRGALSSSGIIFHGIGMLLSYGIGGIVDYSTLNYIGLSLALIGMVLFFFLKESPLYLLRKGLDKVRFILLVEAKSTRCITGIYAGCYSFQEAAKSIAYYKGLELDSIEVITHLENLKQLIKNSDIKLNDIPEMENLNPETKATRKNVSILKFFGNSPSTRRAFIVLLVLLTTCVFQGLTVVQVYADPLFANAVPSMSSTVSSVIFGLTMIITGFFEALLVEAIGRRALLIGSSLVTGLLCLILGTQIQFQWGPGWLTAGFIYIYAMTYTFGAGTVPHVLMGEVFLPQIKSFASTFIFEWSYFCIFLMLFMFNPLFNAYGLGPIFFIFAGCSVFTAVFAFIYLPETKKLSVDVIQKKFLERKLF from the exons atgagtattattaaacaaattctttctacatttataa TAACTTACACATGTACGACCTTGGGTCTACTATTCACACTACCATCTTCTACTATCAAGCTCTTTAGTTCAGAGAACACGCCACTAAACCGAGTTATGACAGAAAGTGAAATTTCACTTATGGGAAGTATTGCGTCTGCTAGCACGCTTATAATAACTCCATTTTGTGGTTATCTTTCGGACTTATTAGGAAGGAAGCGtgccttaattattttattttcgccACAACTG atGGCATGGATAGTATTGGTGTCAGTAAAAAGGGTTGAAGGGGTTATTTGTGCGATGTCTCTCTGCGGTCTTGGTGGCTGTGTATTTCCCATCATTCCGGTCTACATCAATGAGTTTTCTGAACCATCCATCAGAGGAGCCCTGAGTTCCAGTGGTATAATCTTCCATGGAATAGGAATGTTATTATCTTATGGGATAGGTGGTATAGTAGACTACAGTACATTGAACTATATAGGACTAAGTTTGGCCCTCATTGGTATGGTATTGTTcttctttttaaaagaatCACCCTTGTATTTACTGAGGAAGGGTTTGGATAAGGTAAGGTTTATTCTTTTAGTGGAAGCGAAAAGTACTAGGTGTATCACAGGAATATATGCTGGATGTTACTCGTTTCAGGAAGCTGCTAAATCCATTGCCTATTATAAAGGACTTGAGCTTGATTCTATAGAAGTCATAACACATCTAGAGAACTTAAAACAACTTATAAAAAACAGtgacataaaattaa ATGACATCCCCGAAATGGAGAACTTAAATCCGGAAACGAAAGCAACTCgaaaaaatgtatcaatattaaaatttttcg gGAATTCGCCTTCTACTCGTCGTGCATTTATTGTACTACTCGTTCTTCTTACCACATGTGTATTTCAAGGCTTGACTGTAGTACAAGTATACGCAGACCCACTATTTGCGAATGCAGTTCCGAGCATGTCGTCAACTGTATCGTCCGTTATATTTGGCTTGACAATGATAATAACTGGCTTCTTTGAAGCCCTCTTAGTCGAAGCAATTGGCCGAAGA gcGTTACTAATAGGCTCTTCACTGGTCACTGGTCTGTTGTGTCTTATTTTAGGGACCCAAATACAATTTCAGTGGGGTCCCGGCTGGTTGACAGCaggtttcatttatatttatgccaTGACTTATACTTTTGGAGCTGGTACTGTGCCTCACGTTTTAATGGGAGAGGTATTTCTTCCTCAG ATCAAAAGTTTTGCCAGCACCTTTATTTTTGAGTGGtcttatttttgtatctttttAATGCTTTTTATGTTCAATCCACTCTTCAACGCTTACg gtCTGGGACcgatcttttttattttcgccGGTTGTTCTGTCTTCACGGCGGTATTCGCCTTCATTTATCTtccagaaacaaaaaaattgtcagtggatgtaattcaaaaaaaatttttggagagaaaattattttaa
- the LOC133319567 gene encoding facilitated trehalose transporter Tret1-like isoform X2, with protein sequence MSIIKQILSTFIITYTCTTLGLLFTLPSSTIKLFSSENTPLNRVMTESEISLMGSIASASTLIITPFCGYLSDLLGRKRALIILFSPQLMAWIVLVSVKRVEGVICAMSLCGLGGCVFPIIPVYINEFSEPSIRGALSSSGIIFHGIGMLLSYGIGGIVDYSTLNYIGLSLALIGMVLFFFLKESPLYLLRKGLDKEAAKSIAYYKGLELDSIEVITHLENLKQLIKNSDIKLNDIPEMENLNPETKATRKNVSILKFFGNSPSTRRAFIVLLVLLTTCVFQGLTVVQVYADPLFANAVPSMSSTVSSVIFGLTMIITGFFEALLVEAIGRRALLIGSSLVTGLLCLILGTQIQFQWGPGWLTAGFIYIYAMTYTFGAGTVPHVLMGEVFLPQIKSFASTFIFEWSYFCIFLMLFMFNPLFNAYGLGPIFFIFAGCSVFTAVFAFIYLPETKKLSVDVIQKKFLERKLF encoded by the exons atgagtattattaaacaaattctttctacatttataa TAACTTACACATGTACGACCTTGGGTCTACTATTCACACTACCATCTTCTACTATCAAGCTCTTTAGTTCAGAGAACACGCCACTAAACCGAGTTATGACAGAAAGTGAAATTTCACTTATGGGAAGTATTGCGTCTGCTAGCACGCTTATAATAACTCCATTTTGTGGTTATCTTTCGGACTTATTAGGAAGGAAGCGtgccttaattattttattttcgccACAACTG atGGCATGGATAGTATTGGTGTCAGTAAAAAGGGTTGAAGGGGTTATTTGTGCGATGTCTCTCTGCGGTCTTGGTGGCTGTGTATTTCCCATCATTCCGGTCTACATCAATGAGTTTTCTGAACCATCCATCAGAGGAGCCCTGAGTTCCAGTGGTATAATCTTCCATGGAATAGGAATGTTATTATCTTATGGGATAGGTGGTATAGTAGACTACAGTACATTGAACTATATAGGACTAAGTTTGGCCCTCATTGGTATGGTATTGTTcttctttttaaaagaatCACCCTTGTATTTACTGAGGAAGGGTTTGGATAAG GAAGCTGCTAAATCCATTGCCTATTATAAAGGACTTGAGCTTGATTCTATAGAAGTCATAACACATCTAGAGAACTTAAAACAACTTATAAAAAACAGtgacataaaattaa ATGACATCCCCGAAATGGAGAACTTAAATCCGGAAACGAAAGCAACTCgaaaaaatgtatcaatattaaaatttttcg gGAATTCGCCTTCTACTCGTCGTGCATTTATTGTACTACTCGTTCTTCTTACCACATGTGTATTTCAAGGCTTGACTGTAGTACAAGTATACGCAGACCCACTATTTGCGAATGCAGTTCCGAGCATGTCGTCAACTGTATCGTCCGTTATATTTGGCTTGACAATGATAATAACTGGCTTCTTTGAAGCCCTCTTAGTCGAAGCAATTGGCCGAAGA gcGTTACTAATAGGCTCTTCACTGGTCACTGGTCTGTTGTGTCTTATTTTAGGGACCCAAATACAATTTCAGTGGGGTCCCGGCTGGTTGACAGCaggtttcatttatatttatgccaTGACTTATACTTTTGGAGCTGGTACTGTGCCTCACGTTTTAATGGGAGAGGTATTTCTTCCTCAG ATCAAAAGTTTTGCCAGCACCTTTATTTTTGAGTGGtcttatttttgtatctttttAATGCTTTTTATGTTCAATCCACTCTTCAACGCTTACg gtCTGGGACcgatcttttttattttcgccGGTTGTTCTGTCTTCACGGCGGTATTCGCCTTCATTTATCTtccagaaacaaaaaaattgtcagtggatgtaattcaaaaaaaatttttggagagaaaattattttaa
- the LOC133319567 gene encoding facilitated trehalose transporter Tret1-like isoform X3, with protein sequence MTESEISLMGSIASASTLIITPFCGYLSDLLGRKRALIILFSPQLMAWIVLVSVKRVEGVICAMSLCGLGGCVFPIIPVYINEFSEPSIRGALSSSGIIFHGIGMLLSYGIGGIVDYSTLNYIGLSLALIGMVLFFFLKESPLYLLRKGLDKVRFILLVEAKSTRCITGIYAGCYSFQEAAKSIAYYKGLELDSIEVITHLENLKQLIKNSDIKLNDIPEMENLNPETKATRKNVSILKFFGNSPSTRRAFIVLLVLLTTCVFQGLTVVQVYADPLFANAVPSMSSTVSSVIFGLTMIITGFFEALLVEAIGRRALLIGSSLVTGLLCLILGTQIQFQWGPGWLTAGFIYIYAMTYTFGAGTVPHVLMGEVFLPQIKSFASTFIFEWSYFCIFLMLFMFNPLFNAYGLGPIFFIFAGCSVFTAVFAFIYLPETKKLSVDVIQKKFLERKLF encoded by the exons ATGACAGAAAGTGAAATTTCACTTATGGGAAGTATTGCGTCTGCTAGCACGCTTATAATAACTCCATTTTGTGGTTATCTTTCGGACTTATTAGGAAGGAAGCGtgccttaattattttattttcgccACAACTG atGGCATGGATAGTATTGGTGTCAGTAAAAAGGGTTGAAGGGGTTATTTGTGCGATGTCTCTCTGCGGTCTTGGTGGCTGTGTATTTCCCATCATTCCGGTCTACATCAATGAGTTTTCTGAACCATCCATCAGAGGAGCCCTGAGTTCCAGTGGTATAATCTTCCATGGAATAGGAATGTTATTATCTTATGGGATAGGTGGTATAGTAGACTACAGTACATTGAACTATATAGGACTAAGTTTGGCCCTCATTGGTATGGTATTGTTcttctttttaaaagaatCACCCTTGTATTTACTGAGGAAGGGTTTGGATAAGGTAAGGTTTATTCTTTTAGTGGAAGCGAAAAGTACTAGGTGTATCACAGGAATATATGCTGGATGTTACTCGTTTCAGGAAGCTGCTAAATCCATTGCCTATTATAAAGGACTTGAGCTTGATTCTATAGAAGTCATAACACATCTAGAGAACTTAAAACAACTTATAAAAAACAGtgacataaaattaa ATGACATCCCCGAAATGGAGAACTTAAATCCGGAAACGAAAGCAACTCgaaaaaatgtatcaatattaaaatttttcg gGAATTCGCCTTCTACTCGTCGTGCATTTATTGTACTACTCGTTCTTCTTACCACATGTGTATTTCAAGGCTTGACTGTAGTACAAGTATACGCAGACCCACTATTTGCGAATGCAGTTCCGAGCATGTCGTCAACTGTATCGTCCGTTATATTTGGCTTGACAATGATAATAACTGGCTTCTTTGAAGCCCTCTTAGTCGAAGCAATTGGCCGAAGA gcGTTACTAATAGGCTCTTCACTGGTCACTGGTCTGTTGTGTCTTATTTTAGGGACCCAAATACAATTTCAGTGGGGTCCCGGCTGGTTGACAGCaggtttcatttatatttatgccaTGACTTATACTTTTGGAGCTGGTACTGTGCCTCACGTTTTAATGGGAGAGGTATTTCTTCCTCAG ATCAAAAGTTTTGCCAGCACCTTTATTTTTGAGTGGtcttatttttgtatctttttAATGCTTTTTATGTTCAATCCACTCTTCAACGCTTACg gtCTGGGACcgatcttttttattttcgccGGTTGTTCTGTCTTCACGGCGGTATTCGCCTTCATTTATCTtccagaaacaaaaaaattgtcagtggatgtaattcaaaaaaaatttttggagagaaaattattttaa
- the LOC133319567 gene encoding facilitated trehalose transporter Tret1-2 homolog isoform X4 translates to MAWIVLVSVKRVEGVICAMSLCGLGGCVFPIIPVYINEFSEPSIRGALSSSGIIFHGIGMLLSYGIGGIVDYSTLNYIGLSLALIGMVLFFFLKESPLYLLRKGLDKVRFILLVEAKSTRCITGIYAGCYSFQEAAKSIAYYKGLELDSIEVITHLENLKQLIKNSDIKLNDIPEMENLNPETKATRKNVSILKFFGNSPSTRRAFIVLLVLLTTCVFQGLTVVQVYADPLFANAVPSMSSTVSSVIFGLTMIITGFFEALLVEAIGRRALLIGSSLVTGLLCLILGTQIQFQWGPGWLTAGFIYIYAMTYTFGAGTVPHVLMGEVFLPQIKSFASTFIFEWSYFCIFLMLFMFNPLFNAYGLGPIFFIFAGCSVFTAVFAFIYLPETKKLSVDVIQKKFLERKLF, encoded by the exons atGGCATGGATAGTATTGGTGTCAGTAAAAAGGGTTGAAGGGGTTATTTGTGCGATGTCTCTCTGCGGTCTTGGTGGCTGTGTATTTCCCATCATTCCGGTCTACATCAATGAGTTTTCTGAACCATCCATCAGAGGAGCCCTGAGTTCCAGTGGTATAATCTTCCATGGAATAGGAATGTTATTATCTTATGGGATAGGTGGTATAGTAGACTACAGTACATTGAACTATATAGGACTAAGTTTGGCCCTCATTGGTATGGTATTGTTcttctttttaaaagaatCACCCTTGTATTTACTGAGGAAGGGTTTGGATAAGGTAAGGTTTATTCTTTTAGTGGAAGCGAAAAGTACTAGGTGTATCACAGGAATATATGCTGGATGTTACTCGTTTCAGGAAGCTGCTAAATCCATTGCCTATTATAAAGGACTTGAGCTTGATTCTATAGAAGTCATAACACATCTAGAGAACTTAAAACAACTTATAAAAAACAGtgacataaaattaa ATGACATCCCCGAAATGGAGAACTTAAATCCGGAAACGAAAGCAACTCgaaaaaatgtatcaatattaaaatttttcg gGAATTCGCCTTCTACTCGTCGTGCATTTATTGTACTACTCGTTCTTCTTACCACATGTGTATTTCAAGGCTTGACTGTAGTACAAGTATACGCAGACCCACTATTTGCGAATGCAGTTCCGAGCATGTCGTCAACTGTATCGTCCGTTATATTTGGCTTGACAATGATAATAACTGGCTTCTTTGAAGCCCTCTTAGTCGAAGCAATTGGCCGAAGA gcGTTACTAATAGGCTCTTCACTGGTCACTGGTCTGTTGTGTCTTATTTTAGGGACCCAAATACAATTTCAGTGGGGTCCCGGCTGGTTGACAGCaggtttcatttatatttatgccaTGACTTATACTTTTGGAGCTGGTACTGTGCCTCACGTTTTAATGGGAGAGGTATTTCTTCCTCAG ATCAAAAGTTTTGCCAGCACCTTTATTTTTGAGTGGtcttatttttgtatctttttAATGCTTTTTATGTTCAATCCACTCTTCAACGCTTACg gtCTGGGACcgatcttttttattttcgccGGTTGTTCTGTCTTCACGGCGGTATTCGCCTTCATTTATCTtccagaaacaaaaaaattgtcagtggatgtaattcaaaaaaaatttttggagagaaaattattttaa